From Parus major isolate Abel chromosome 1A, Parus_major1.1, whole genome shotgun sequence, the proteins below share one genomic window:
- the KMT2E gene encoding inactive histone-lysine N-methyltransferase 2E isoform X1, translated as MSIVIPLGVDTADTSYLEMAAGSEPESVEASPVVVEKSNSYPHQLYTSGSHSHSYIGLPYADHNYGARPPPTPPASPPPSVLISKNEVGIFTTPNFDETSSATTISTSEDGSYGTDITRCICGFTHDDGYMICCDKCSVWQHIDCMGIDRQHIPDIYLCERCQPRSLDKERAVLLQRRKRENMSDGDTSATESGDEVPVELYTAYQHTPTTITLTATRVTKVNDKKRKKSGEKEQNIAKCKKAFREGSRKSSRVKGSAPEIDPTDSSNFGWETKIKAWMDRYEEANNNQYSEGVQREAQKIALRLGNGNDKKEVNTSNLIFKPPVESYVQKNKKILKAAKDLPPDALIIEYRGKFMLREQFEANGYFFKRPYPFVLFYSKFHGLEMCVDARTFGNEARFIRRSCTPNAEVRHVIEDGTIHLYIYSIHNIPKGAEITIAFDFDYGNCKYKVDCACLKENPECPVLRRSEPTENMNTGYETRRKKGKKEKDVSREKETQNQNITLDCEGAATKMKIADNKQRKLSPLRLSISNNQEPDFIDDIEEKTPISNEVEMESEEQIAERKRKMTREERKMEAILQAFARLEKREKRREQALERISTAKTEVKSECKEAQILNDAEFIQEPAKEETATKPTPAKVNRAKQRKSFSRSRTHIGQQRRRHRTVSMCSDIQPSSPDVEVTSQHNETENAALVAEPETETVVTEMVTETEAPALSKCPTKYPKTKKHLVSEWLSEKSDKAGKPTDTLPERPLRITTDPEVLATQLNSLPGLAYSPHVYSTPKHYIRFTSPFLSEKRRKKEPVENITGSCKKRWLKQALEEENSTTIDRFNSPSQERSRSPAINGEHKSPLLLNDSCSLTDLTTPLKKRRLYQLLESAFSETSTPTPSPYATPTHADITASEPSLFATPPRVKTEDEACRNGYKPVYSPVTPVTPCIHGNTMHFENISSPDSSPEIKRRAYSQEGYDRASILALNSFRNSNLTEMGLQEIKTIGYSSPRNRTDVTRQCTGEMESVSDLQLGLEVIEQSALHKNLEAPTHDRTDSNSQLETAHCGRGTIYSSWVKSPDRTGVNFSMNSNLRDLTPSHQLEVGGGFRISESKCLIQDDARGMFMEASVFCTSEDGIAPGFGRTVNNDNLMDGNCTPQNPPQKKKVSLLEYRKRQREARKSGSKTDNFPLVTVSPHAAGGGNTSSNNGASDGYNNSGENGEQTDNTASLPLPLPTTVYNAAPEDTGNNCAIKESSSSEKSEPEVQWTASTSVEQVRERSYQRALLLSDHRKDKDSGGESPCRPCSPSHVQSPSHSNLISQLQLKVPSFTEIPEEPDSENPEPTSECPSPDTSQRTCKSPSKASKPSSPSPVVSAQPLGKTPTKPDSHWETAANAPETECANNPKPELQQKQLTNNVQALSKNHPSQSHLRSSAEQLSHSQKLPSAPLKLHCPPSPHVENPPKSSTPHPPVQHGYLSPKPHSQQLGSPYRPHHPQSPQVGTPQRETHRNFYPAAPTLQPSNQAQASGPLFTQTTSGQSSASYSQFNQQNLNSNAPPPPPPPPPSSTYYQSQQPSGNFQSYSQLKGSIPQQTVFSSGPNQALPGTAGQQTVPGHHVAAGHFLPSQNPSIHHQTSASAAPPPPPPPPAPGPHLVQQQSTHQQHSVAHVVGPVHAMAVAPGSHIHSQAAGHHLPPPPPPPGPLPHHQPPHPSTGHQGLQAQHQHVVNSAPPPPPPPPSSVIGSGHHPASAQGLHHPSHQGPPHFPSNAHTSVSSYSSQAPHHTTLGPGPQHQPAGTGPHCPLPGQGPHIQPQGPNSISTPTASGFCPHPGSVTLPHGVQGQQQASPVPGQIPIHRAQVPPTFQNNYHGSGWH; from the exons TGTCTGGCAGCACATTGACTGCATGGGGATTGACAGACAGCATATTCCTGACATATATCTGTGTGAACGTTGCCAACCCAG gAGTTTAGATAAAGAAAGAGCAGTGCTGTTGCAAcgaaggaaaagggaaaatatgtcAG atgGGGACACCAGTGCAACAGAGAGTGGTGATGAGGTTCCTGTGGAACTGTATACTGCTTATCAGCATACACCAACGACAATTACTTTAACTGCTACAAGAGTTACAAAAGTTAAtgataagaaaaggaaaaaaagtggagagaaagaacagaatatagcaaaatgtaaaaaa GCATTTCGAGAAGGATCCAGGAAATCTTCAAGAGTAAAG GGCTCAGCTCCAGAGATTGATCCTACTGACAGTTCAAACTTCGGATGGGAAACTAAAATCAAGGCATGGATGGATCGTTATGAAGAAGCAAATAATAATCAATACAGTGAAGGTGTCCAGAGGGAGGCACAAAAAATAGCTCTCAGATTAGGCAatggaaatgacaaaaaagaaGTCAACACCAGCAATCTGATTTTCAAACCTCCAGTAGAG AGTTATGtgcaaaaaaacaagaaaattttaaaggctGCCAAAGACTTGCCTCCTGATGCACTTATTATTGAGTACAGAGGAAAGTTCATGCTGAGAGAACAATTTGAAGCTAATggatatttctttaaaag GCCATAcccatttgttttgttttactccAAATTCCATGGGCTAGAAATGTGCGTTGATGCAAGAACTTTTGGAAATGAAGCTCGATTTATCAGGCGTTCTTGTACACCAAATGCGGAG GTAAGGCATGTAATTGAAGATGGAACAATTCATCTTTATATTTACTCCATCCATAACATTCCAAAAGGAGCAGAGATTACCATAGCATTTGATTTTGATTATGGAAATTG TAAATACAAAGTGGATTGTGCTTGCCTCAAAGAAAATCCTGAGTGTCCAGTTCTCAGACGTTCTGAGCCTACAGAAAACATGAATACTGGATATGAAActagaaggaaaaagggaaagaaagagaaagatgtatcaagagaaaaggagactcaaaATCAGAACATCACATTGGATTGTGAAGGAGCAGCcaccaaaatgaaaattgctGATAATAAACAGAGGAAGCTCTCTCCCCTCAGGCTGTCCATTTCTAATAATCAG GAGCCAGATTTTATTGATGatatagaagaaaaaactcCCATTAGCAACGAAGTAGAAATGGAATCAGAGGAGCAGattgcagaaaggaaaaggaagatg ACAAGAGAAGAACGGAAAATGGAAGCTATCCTGCAAGCTTTTGCCAGActagaaaaaagagaaaaaagaagagaacagGCTTTGGAAAGAATAAGCACAGCAAAAACGGAGGTTAAATCAGAATGCAAGGAAGCACAGATTCTCAATGATGCTGAATTTATTCAG GAACCGGCAAAAGAAGAAACTGCCACCAAGCCCACCCCAGCCAAAGTTAATAGAgctaaacagagaaaaagcttCTCCCGGAGTAGAACTCACATTGGACAGCAGCGCAGGCGACACAGGACCGTCAGCATGTGTTCAGATATCCAGCCCTCCTCTCCTGATGTGGAAGTTACTTCACAGCATAACGAAACTGAGAATGCAGCACTGGTTGCTGAGCCTGAAACAGAAACTGTTGTTACAGAAATGGTTACTGAAACAGAAGCTCCAGCACTTAGTAAATGCCCTACTAAGTATCCAAAAACAAAGAAG caCTTGGTTAGTGAATGGTTAAGTGAAAAGAGTGATAAAGCAGGGAAGCCTACAGACACTCTGCCAGAAAGGCCTCTACGCATAACCACCGACCCCGAAGTTCTGGCTACTCAGCTGAATTCTTTACCTGGTCTCGCTTATAGTCCACATGTATATTCAACTCCAAAGCACTATATCCGTTTTACTTCTCCATTCCTTtcagaaaagaggaggaaaaaagaaccTGTGGAAAACATTACTGGCTCCTGTAAGAAG CGTTGGTTGAAGCAggctctggaagaagaaaattcaacAACAATTGATAGATTTAATTCACCATCACAGGAGAGATCTAGAAGTCCAGCCATCAATGGTGAACATAAAAGTCCTTTATTACTGAATGACAGCTGTTCCTTAACAG ATCTAACCACACCACTAAAAAAACGAAGACTGTATCAGCTCTTGGAGTCTGCTTTCTCAGAAACCTCCACACCTACTCCTTCTCCCTATGCCACACCAACCCATGCTGACATCACTGCCTCCGAACCATCATTGTTTGCTACTCCTCCAAGGGTAAAAACAGAAGATGAAGCTTGTCGAAATGGTTACAAACCCGTATATTCACCAGTTACTCCTGTAACTCCATGTATACATGGAAATACCATGCACTTTGAG AATATTTCCTCACCTGACAGTTCCCCAGAAATAAAAAGGCGAGCTTACAGTCAAGAG GGTTATGACAGAGCATCTATTCTAGCACTGAATTCTTTCAGAAATTCCAACCTGACAGAAATGGGCCTGCAAGAAATAAAGACTATTGGATATTCTAGTCCAAGGAATAGGACTGATGTCACACGGCAGTGCACTGGAGAAATGGAATCTGTGTCAGACCTCCAGCTGGGACTCGAAGTAATTGAGCAAAGTGCGCTGCATAAAAACCTGGAAGCCCCCACACATGATAGGACTGATTCAAACAGCCAATTAGAAACTGCTCATTGTGGACGGGGCACAATTTACTCTTCCTGGGTAAAAAGTCCTGACAGGACAGGTGTAAATTTCTCAATGAATTCTAATTTGAGGGACTTGACCCCTTCACATCAGTTGGAGGTAGGAGGTGGATTCAGAATAAGCGAGTCAAAGTGCCTGATTCAAGACGATGCAAGAGGCATGTTCATGGAAGCATCTGTTTTTTGTACTTCAGAAGATGGAATTGCACCTGGCTTTGGAAGGACTGTCAATAACGACAATTTAATGGATGGAAATTGCACACCCCAGAACCctccacaaaagaaaaag gtGTCCTTGTTAGAATACCGTAAAAGGCAACGTGAAGCTCGAAAAAGTGGCTCAAAGACAGACAACTTCCCCCTGGTTACTGTATCTCCTCATGCTGCTGGTGGAGGAAATACAAGTAGTAATAATGGTGCTAGTGATGGGTATAACAACAGTGGTGAAAATGGGGAGCAAACTGATAACACTGCAAGCCTGCCTTTACCACTGCCAACTACTGTTTATAATGCAGCTCCAGAAGACACTGGCAACAACTGTGCAATTAAAGAATCTTCCTCCAGTGAGAAGAGCGAACCAGAAGTTCAGTG GACTGCATCAACCTCTGTGGAACAAGTGAGAGAACGAAGTTATCAGAGAGCTTTACTTCTCAGTGATCATAGGAAAGACAAGGACAGCG GGGGAGAATCACCTTGTAGGCCATGCTCACCGTCTCATGTTCAGTCTCCATCTCATTCAAATCTCATTTCCCAGTTGCAGCTTAAGGTCCCTTCTTTCACTGAAATTCCTGAAG aACCTGATTCTGAAAATCCAGAGCCAACTTCTGAGTGTCCGTCCCCAGATACTTCACAAAGGACTTGTAAGAGTCCATCAAAAGCAAGCAAG CCCTCTTCACCAAGTCCTGTAGTTTCAGCACAGCCACTTGGGAAAACGCCCACAAAACCAGATTCGCACTGGGAAACTGCAGCTAATGCACCTGAGACTGAATGTGCGAATAATCCAAAACCTGAGCTGCAACAGAAACAGCTGACAAACAATGTCCAAGCACTTTCAAAAAACCATCCATCTCAGTCACATCTGCgcagctctgctgagcaacTTTCACATTCACAGAAGTTGCCTTCCGCACCTTTGAAGCTGCATTGCCCCCCTTCGCCTCATGTAGAAAATCCCCCCAAGTCTTCTACCCCTCATCCGCCTGTGCAGCACGGTTACCTTTCACCAAAGCCTCACTCACAGCAGCTGGGATCTCCATACAGACCTCATCATCCACAGTCACCTCAAGTTGGAACACCCCAGAGGGAAACACACAGAAACTTCTACCCGGCAGCACCAACCCTCCAGCCCAGTAATCAGGCGCAGGCTAGCGGCCCCCTCTTCACTCAAACAACATCAGGACAATCTTCAGCTTCCTACAGCCAGTTTAACCAACAAAATTTGAACAGCAATGCTCCACCTCCCCCGCCCCCTCCACCCCCTTCTTCTACTTACTATCAAAGCCAGCAGCCCTCTGGAAACTTTCAGAGCTACAGCCAGCTGAAGGGCAGCATACCCCAACAGACTGTGTTTTCATCTGGACCAAACCAAGCACTTCCTGGCACTGCGGGTCAGCAAACGGTGCCAGGACACCACGTCGCTGCAGGGCATTTTTTGCCCTCTCAAAACCCCAGTATTCATCACCAGACATCGgcatctgctgctcctcctcctcctccaccacccCCTGCTCCAGGACCCCACCTTGTCCAGCAGCAAAGTACTCATCAGCAGCACTCTGTAGCACATGTTGTTGGTCCAGTTCACGCCATGGCGGTGGCTCCTGGATCACACATTCATTCTCAAGCTGCTGGTCACCATTTGCCACCACCACCTCCCCCACCAGGTCCTCTCCCCCACCACCAACCTCCCCATCCTTCCACGGGACACCAAGGGTTGCAAGCACAACACCAGCACGTTGTAAACTCGGCACCGCCTcccccgccgccccctcccTCCAGCGTTATCGGCTCGGGGCACCACCCCGCATCAGCACAAGGGTTACACCACCCATCTCACCAAGGACCGCCCCATTTCCCTTCCAATGCTCACACAAGCGTCTCCTCCTATTCCTCACAAGCCCCACATCACACAACGTTAGGACCTGGACCTCAACATCAGCCTGCTGGCACAGGACCTCATTGCCCACTCCCTGGTCAAGGTCCTCACATCCAACCTCAAGGACCAAACAGTATTTCAACACCTACTGCTTCCGGGTTCTGCCCTCACCCCGGCTCCGTGACCCTTCCCCACGGagtgcaggggcagcagcaggccTCGCCCGTGCCAGGACAGATCCCCATTCACAGAGCACAGGTGCCACCCACCTTTCAGAACAATTACCATGGGTCAGGGTGGCATTAA
- the KMT2E gene encoding inactive histone-lysine N-methyltransferase 2E isoform X2, protein MSIVIPLGVDTADTSYLEMAAGSEPESVEASPVVVEKSNSYPHQLYTSGSHSHSYIGLPYADHNYGARPPPTPPASPPPSVLISKNEVGIFTTPNFDETSSATTISTSEDGSYGTDITRCICGFTHDDGYMICCDKCSVWQHIDCMGIDRQHIPDIYLCERCQPRSLDKERAVLLQRRKRENMSDGDTSATESGDEVPVELYTAYQHTPTTITLTATRVTKVNDKKRKKSGEKEQNIAKCKKAFREGSRKSSRVKGSAPEIDPTDSSNFGWETKIKAWMDRYEEANNNQYSEGVQREAQKIALRLGNGNDKKEVNTSNLIFKPPVESYVQKNKKILKAAKDLPPDALIIEYRGKFMLREQFEANGYFFKRPYPFVLFYSKFHGLEMCVDARTFGNEARFIRRSCTPNAEVRHVIEDGTIHLYIYSIHNIPKGAEITIAFDFDYGNCKYKVDCACLKENPECPVLRRSEPTENMNTGYETRRKKGKKEKDVSREKETQNQNITLDCEGAATKMKIADNKQRKLSPLRLSISNNQEPDFIDDIEEKTPISNEVEMESEEQIAERKRKMTREERKMEAILQAFARLEKREKRREQALERISTAKTEVKSECKEAQILNDAEFIQEPAKEETATKPTPAKVNRAKQRKSFSRSRTHIGQQRRRHRTVSMCSDIQPSSPDVEVTSQHNETENAALVAEPETETVVTEMVTETEAPALSKCPTKYPKTKKHLVSEWLSEKSDKAGKPTDTLPERPLRITTDPEVLATQLNSLPGLAYSPHVYSTPKHYIRFTSPFLSEKRRKKEPVENITGSCKKRWLKQALEEENSTTIDRFNSPSQERSRSPAINGEHKSPLLLNDSCSLTDLTTPLKKRRLYQLLESAFSETSTPTPSPYATPTHADITASEPSLFATPPRVKTEDEACRNGYKPVYSPVTPVTPCIHGNTMHFENISSPDSSPEIKRRAYSQEGYDRASILALNSFRNSNLTEMGLQEIKTIGYSSPRNRTDVTRQCTGEMESVSDLQLGLEVIEQSALHKNLEAPTHDRTDSNSQLETAHCGRGTIYSSWVKSPDRTGVNFSMNSNLRDLTPSHQLEVGGGFRISESKCLIQDDARGMFMEASVFCTSEDGIAPGFGRTVNNDNLMDGNCTPQNPPQKKKVSLLEYRKRQREARKSGSKTDNFPLVTVSPHAAGGGNTSSNNGASDGYNNSGENGEQTDNTASLPLPLPTTVYNAAPEDTGNNCAIKESSSSEKSEPEVQWTASTSVEQVRERSYQRALLLSDHRKDKDSEPDSENPEPTSECPSPDTSQRTCKSPSKASKPSSPSPVVSAQPLGKTPTKPDSHWETAANAPETECANNPKPELQQKQLTNNVQALSKNHPSQSHLRSSAEQLSHSQKLPSAPLKLHCPPSPHVENPPKSSTPHPPVQHGYLSPKPHSQQLGSPYRPHHPQSPQVGTPQRETHRNFYPAAPTLQPSNQAQASGPLFTQTTSGQSSASYSQFNQQNLNSNAPPPPPPPPPSSTYYQSQQPSGNFQSYSQLKGSIPQQTVFSSGPNQALPGTAGQQTVPGHHVAAGHFLPSQNPSIHHQTSASAAPPPPPPPPAPGPHLVQQQSTHQQHSVAHVVGPVHAMAVAPGSHIHSQAAGHHLPPPPPPPGPLPHHQPPHPSTGHQGLQAQHQHVVNSAPPPPPPPPSSVIGSGHHPASAQGLHHPSHQGPPHFPSNAHTSVSSYSSQAPHHTTLGPGPQHQPAGTGPHCPLPGQGPHIQPQGPNSISTPTASGFCPHPGSVTLPHGVQGQQQASPVPGQIPIHRAQVPPTFQNNYHGSGWH, encoded by the exons TGTCTGGCAGCACATTGACTGCATGGGGATTGACAGACAGCATATTCCTGACATATATCTGTGTGAACGTTGCCAACCCAG gAGTTTAGATAAAGAAAGAGCAGTGCTGTTGCAAcgaaggaaaagggaaaatatgtcAG atgGGGACACCAGTGCAACAGAGAGTGGTGATGAGGTTCCTGTGGAACTGTATACTGCTTATCAGCATACACCAACGACAATTACTTTAACTGCTACAAGAGTTACAAAAGTTAAtgataagaaaaggaaaaaaagtggagagaaagaacagaatatagcaaaatgtaaaaaa GCATTTCGAGAAGGATCCAGGAAATCTTCAAGAGTAAAG GGCTCAGCTCCAGAGATTGATCCTACTGACAGTTCAAACTTCGGATGGGAAACTAAAATCAAGGCATGGATGGATCGTTATGAAGAAGCAAATAATAATCAATACAGTGAAGGTGTCCAGAGGGAGGCACAAAAAATAGCTCTCAGATTAGGCAatggaaatgacaaaaaagaaGTCAACACCAGCAATCTGATTTTCAAACCTCCAGTAGAG AGTTATGtgcaaaaaaacaagaaaattttaaaggctGCCAAAGACTTGCCTCCTGATGCACTTATTATTGAGTACAGAGGAAAGTTCATGCTGAGAGAACAATTTGAAGCTAATggatatttctttaaaag GCCATAcccatttgttttgttttactccAAATTCCATGGGCTAGAAATGTGCGTTGATGCAAGAACTTTTGGAAATGAAGCTCGATTTATCAGGCGTTCTTGTACACCAAATGCGGAG GTAAGGCATGTAATTGAAGATGGAACAATTCATCTTTATATTTACTCCATCCATAACATTCCAAAAGGAGCAGAGATTACCATAGCATTTGATTTTGATTATGGAAATTG TAAATACAAAGTGGATTGTGCTTGCCTCAAAGAAAATCCTGAGTGTCCAGTTCTCAGACGTTCTGAGCCTACAGAAAACATGAATACTGGATATGAAActagaaggaaaaagggaaagaaagagaaagatgtatcaagagaaaaggagactcaaaATCAGAACATCACATTGGATTGTGAAGGAGCAGCcaccaaaatgaaaattgctGATAATAAACAGAGGAAGCTCTCTCCCCTCAGGCTGTCCATTTCTAATAATCAG GAGCCAGATTTTATTGATGatatagaagaaaaaactcCCATTAGCAACGAAGTAGAAATGGAATCAGAGGAGCAGattgcagaaaggaaaaggaagatg ACAAGAGAAGAACGGAAAATGGAAGCTATCCTGCAAGCTTTTGCCAGActagaaaaaagagaaaaaagaagagaacagGCTTTGGAAAGAATAAGCACAGCAAAAACGGAGGTTAAATCAGAATGCAAGGAAGCACAGATTCTCAATGATGCTGAATTTATTCAG GAACCGGCAAAAGAAGAAACTGCCACCAAGCCCACCCCAGCCAAAGTTAATAGAgctaaacagagaaaaagcttCTCCCGGAGTAGAACTCACATTGGACAGCAGCGCAGGCGACACAGGACCGTCAGCATGTGTTCAGATATCCAGCCCTCCTCTCCTGATGTGGAAGTTACTTCACAGCATAACGAAACTGAGAATGCAGCACTGGTTGCTGAGCCTGAAACAGAAACTGTTGTTACAGAAATGGTTACTGAAACAGAAGCTCCAGCACTTAGTAAATGCCCTACTAAGTATCCAAAAACAAAGAAG caCTTGGTTAGTGAATGGTTAAGTGAAAAGAGTGATAAAGCAGGGAAGCCTACAGACACTCTGCCAGAAAGGCCTCTACGCATAACCACCGACCCCGAAGTTCTGGCTACTCAGCTGAATTCTTTACCTGGTCTCGCTTATAGTCCACATGTATATTCAACTCCAAAGCACTATATCCGTTTTACTTCTCCATTCCTTtcagaaaagaggaggaaaaaagaaccTGTGGAAAACATTACTGGCTCCTGTAAGAAG CGTTGGTTGAAGCAggctctggaagaagaaaattcaacAACAATTGATAGATTTAATTCACCATCACAGGAGAGATCTAGAAGTCCAGCCATCAATGGTGAACATAAAAGTCCTTTATTACTGAATGACAGCTGTTCCTTAACAG ATCTAACCACACCACTAAAAAAACGAAGACTGTATCAGCTCTTGGAGTCTGCTTTCTCAGAAACCTCCACACCTACTCCTTCTCCCTATGCCACACCAACCCATGCTGACATCACTGCCTCCGAACCATCATTGTTTGCTACTCCTCCAAGGGTAAAAACAGAAGATGAAGCTTGTCGAAATGGTTACAAACCCGTATATTCACCAGTTACTCCTGTAACTCCATGTATACATGGAAATACCATGCACTTTGAG AATATTTCCTCACCTGACAGTTCCCCAGAAATAAAAAGGCGAGCTTACAGTCAAGAG GGTTATGACAGAGCATCTATTCTAGCACTGAATTCTTTCAGAAATTCCAACCTGACAGAAATGGGCCTGCAAGAAATAAAGACTATTGGATATTCTAGTCCAAGGAATAGGACTGATGTCACACGGCAGTGCACTGGAGAAATGGAATCTGTGTCAGACCTCCAGCTGGGACTCGAAGTAATTGAGCAAAGTGCGCTGCATAAAAACCTGGAAGCCCCCACACATGATAGGACTGATTCAAACAGCCAATTAGAAACTGCTCATTGTGGACGGGGCACAATTTACTCTTCCTGGGTAAAAAGTCCTGACAGGACAGGTGTAAATTTCTCAATGAATTCTAATTTGAGGGACTTGACCCCTTCACATCAGTTGGAGGTAGGAGGTGGATTCAGAATAAGCGAGTCAAAGTGCCTGATTCAAGACGATGCAAGAGGCATGTTCATGGAAGCATCTGTTTTTTGTACTTCAGAAGATGGAATTGCACCTGGCTTTGGAAGGACTGTCAATAACGACAATTTAATGGATGGAAATTGCACACCCCAGAACCctccacaaaagaaaaag gtGTCCTTGTTAGAATACCGTAAAAGGCAACGTGAAGCTCGAAAAAGTGGCTCAAAGACAGACAACTTCCCCCTGGTTACTGTATCTCCTCATGCTGCTGGTGGAGGAAATACAAGTAGTAATAATGGTGCTAGTGATGGGTATAACAACAGTGGTGAAAATGGGGAGCAAACTGATAACACTGCAAGCCTGCCTTTACCACTGCCAACTACTGTTTATAATGCAGCTCCAGAAGACACTGGCAACAACTGTGCAATTAAAGAATCTTCCTCCAGTGAGAAGAGCGAACCAGAAGTTCAGTG GACTGCATCAACCTCTGTGGAACAAGTGAGAGAACGAAGTTATCAGAGAGCTTTACTTCTCAGTGATCATAGGAAAGACAAGGACAGCG aACCTGATTCTGAAAATCCAGAGCCAACTTCTGAGTGTCCGTCCCCAGATACTTCACAAAGGACTTGTAAGAGTCCATCAAAAGCAAGCAAG CCCTCTTCACCAAGTCCTGTAGTTTCAGCACAGCCACTTGGGAAAACGCCCACAAAACCAGATTCGCACTGGGAAACTGCAGCTAATGCACCTGAGACTGAATGTGCGAATAATCCAAAACCTGAGCTGCAACAGAAACAGCTGACAAACAATGTCCAAGCACTTTCAAAAAACCATCCATCTCAGTCACATCTGCgcagctctgctgagcaacTTTCACATTCACAGAAGTTGCCTTCCGCACCTTTGAAGCTGCATTGCCCCCCTTCGCCTCATGTAGAAAATCCCCCCAAGTCTTCTACCCCTCATCCGCCTGTGCAGCACGGTTACCTTTCACCAAAGCCTCACTCACAGCAGCTGGGATCTCCATACAGACCTCATCATCCACAGTCACCTCAAGTTGGAACACCCCAGAGGGAAACACACAGAAACTTCTACCCGGCAGCACCAACCCTCCAGCCCAGTAATCAGGCGCAGGCTAGCGGCCCCCTCTTCACTCAAACAACATCAGGACAATCTTCAGCTTCCTACAGCCAGTTTAACCAACAAAATTTGAACAGCAATGCTCCACCTCCCCCGCCCCCTCCACCCCCTTCTTCTACTTACTATCAAAGCCAGCAGCCCTCTGGAAACTTTCAGAGCTACAGCCAGCTGAAGGGCAGCATACCCCAACAGACTGTGTTTTCATCTGGACCAAACCAAGCACTTCCTGGCACTGCGGGTCAGCAAACGGTGCCAGGACACCACGTCGCTGCAGGGCATTTTTTGCCCTCTCAAAACCCCAGTATTCATCACCAGACATCGgcatctgctgctcctcctcctcctccaccacccCCTGCTCCAGGACCCCACCTTGTCCAGCAGCAAAGTACTCATCAGCAGCACTCTGTAGCACATGTTGTTGGTCCAGTTCACGCCATGGCGGTGGCTCCTGGATCACACATTCATTCTCAAGCTGCTGGTCACCATTTGCCACCACCACCTCCCCCACCAGGTCCTCTCCCCCACCACCAACCTCCCCATCCTTCCACGGGACACCAAGGGTTGCAAGCACAACACCAGCACGTTGTAAACTCGGCACCGCCTcccccgccgccccctcccTCCAGCGTTATCGGCTCGGGGCACCACCCCGCATCAGCACAAGGGTTACACCACCCATCTCACCAAGGACCGCCCCATTTCCCTTCCAATGCTCACACAAGCGTCTCCTCCTATTCCTCACAAGCCCCACATCACACAACGTTAGGACCTGGACCTCAACATCAGCCTGCTGGCACAGGACCTCATTGCCCACTCCCTGGTCAAGGTCCTCACATCCAACCTCAAGGACCAAACAGTATTTCAACACCTACTGCTTCCGGGTTCTGCCCTCACCCCGGCTCCGTGACCCTTCCCCACGGagtgcaggggcagcagcaggccTCGCCCGTGCCAGGACAGATCCCCATTCACAGAGCACAGGTGCCACCCACCTTTCAGAACAATTACCATGGGTCAGGGTGGCATTAA